DNA sequence from the Leptospira limi genome:
CACAAAGGTTGGTTGTAAATAAAGTTCCGCATGGGGATCCTTTTTTTTGGCTTCTTCTAATCCCCAATAAATGAGTTGGGCCGTACTCGGTAAAAAGGAAACCAAATTATCATTTTCTCCTGACATAATCCCTTCAGGATACATTACGAGTTTTCCGCTATTCTCGGATAATATTTGTTTGGTGGTTCGAATCATCTTTCGATTGGAACTTCCATGTAAAACCGAAAATGCTCCAACACGTTTGATGAGTTCACCTACAATTCCAAATCCCCAATTGAAAATACTACGTGATGCCATGTAATGAAATCTTGTTCCAATGGAATTGGCAACTTGATAAGCGATGATGGATTCCATATCCGTGGGTTGGTTAAAAAGATACACAACTCGTTTATCTTTTGTTTCTTTCAGGCGAATTTCATCTTCTTTCGAAATCACCACTCCATCCAAGTTAATAAAAAGTTTTGTGAGAATGGGAAAACCCAAATCCAATCCCAAAGCAACAGGAAATTCAAAACGAGGAGCGATAAAGGTATCTTTCATAGAACTGTGTAATTAGACTAAGGAAAAAGCCATATTCCCTACGAGCAATTATTCGTGAATGTATCCCCAGGTTTCTAATATTTTTTTCACTTCCTTTCCCATCTCTTTTTGTACTTCGGACTCACCGGATCCACTGAATGCTCCATCGTTATAAACCCATGGAAGAGGAGATGCGTACAAACCATCAGGTTGTCGTTCTGATATAATCAAGTCTTCGATGTGAGTCATGGACTTTTGGAATTCCAAACCATACTTTCCAAAACGAACAGGGATCGTTTTTCCATTCCGTGTGAATTGGAAAAAGGCACCGAGTTCTGGGTTTACTGTCCGCAGAATGATTTCCTCGGGCATAGGCTGTTTTGCTTCCTTGGATTCATTAGTACCCTTTGGATCCTTCGATTCTTTTGTTACAGAAATTGTTTTTGCGGAACCAGATGCGATTTGGACAGTTGGAGGAGCAATCCAATCATATACAGAACCTTGTACACTCATGGACATAGTATCACGACAGACAGTTTCCTCACAAGGAGGGATCCAAATCCGAAGTCCATTCCGTTTGAGAAAATTTTCACGTCGGAAGTCCGCTCTTGCTTGTTGCAAAAGAATTTCTCCTTCTGTCTCAAGACTTAAGTTTCTTAATTCCTTAGGATCTTGTTTTAAGTCGTAAAGTTCTTCTGCCATGGTATGAGGTTCACCTGCTGAAGTTCGCCTAACGGTTGTGAAACCTGGATACCTACGTATGTATTTATAATTCTCAGTTCTAACAGATTCTGACATTCGTCCCTCTGTATAAATATAGGATTCCTTAGGACAAGGAGTCGAGTTTCGAATGCAAGATGCATAATCAACACCTTGGTAAGTCGAATTTTTAGGTAATAAATCCAAAAACCCTAAAATGGTTGGTGCGAGTGATAACAAAGAAGACTGGCCAGAAATTCGAATTTGAGTGTTCTTTCCTATGTTATCCACAATCGACTTAGGAAGTTTGATAAAATATGGCACATTGATTTCTTCATCATAATGAGTTTCCCCATGGCCAAACCTGGTTTGCATAATGAAGTGGTAACTATAATCATGTTCTGGACTAAAAAGTTCCCCATGGTCCCCAGTCACAATGATCATGGTCTCATCATAGGTTCCTAGTTCTTTTAGTTTTGCAATTAACCTGCCAATTTCTCTGTCCGTATAATGCATCTCACCTAAGTAACGTTGCACGGGAGATTCATATCGAAAAAATTCCGAATCAGGAATGATACTTCTCACAACCTTCATATCTTCTGGGGGAGGTGTGTAGGAAGCATGAGGTGTGTTCAAATT
Encoded proteins:
- a CDS encoding sulfatase — its product is MRKILTFAPILCFCLIQCLNKSESRFPVDLVLELKNAKSKFKIGTDNRTYHWKKNPGRQSGLPLSRKWENTQITFNTNKDIFLNHSLDAIYFPPGQEYQFTLPKGTYKFSSHAGLLGEKEFQPSVSGKLKLYTQSQILEEWDFTGTTREQWNKKETLVTLEGDFRLVWESKDSDLYIGEPLLYPSEWLDTLVSAQKPKSVILIVIDSARKDFIGAYGFRHSVTPIIDQMAKESVFFENPFANGNWTKPSMMSFFHSEYSSNLGLGNSWFSTKPYQRKVYYGKKRDNLAKTFREAGYYSKTIMNNVFFLDYTTVGLDLGFHNSYQVGMDIVDTEVLTNHAIEFVTEKKDIPYFLHFNLNTPHASYTPPPEDMKVVRSIIPDSEFFRYESPVQRYLGEMHYTDREIGRLIAKLKELGTYDETMIIVTGDHGELFSPEHDYSYHFIMQTRFGHGETHYDEEINVPYFIKLPKSIVDNIGKNTQIRISGQSSLLSLAPTILGFLDLLPKNSTYQGVDYASCIRNSTPCPKESYIYTEGRMSESVRTENYKYIRRYPGFTTVRRTSAGEPHTMAEELYDLKQDPKELRNLSLETEGEILLQQARADFRRENFLKRNGLRIWIPPCEETVCRDTMSMSVQGSVYDWIAPPTVQIASGSAKTISVTKESKDPKGTNESKEAKQPMPEEIILRTVNPELGAFFQFTRNGKTIPVRFGKYGLEFQKSMTHIEDLIISERQPDGLYASPLPWVYNDGAFSGSGESEVQKEMGKEVKKILETWGYIHE